A section of the Chelmon rostratus isolate fCheRos1 chromosome 16, fCheRos1.pri, whole genome shotgun sequence genome encodes:
- the LOC121619605 gene encoding growth factor receptor-bound protein 10-like isoform X2 — protein MPSCSPDCCLFQAVEIVKVWSEDGAGKVVEIPADMTARDVCQLLVYKSHCLDDNAWTLVEHHPILGLERCLEDHELVVQVQASMSSDSKFLFRKNYAKYEFFRNPLNFFPEQMVAWCQESDGSIPQSQLLQNFLNSSSCPEIQGYLYLKEPGRKSWKKLYMFLRRSGLYYSTKGTSKEPRHLQLLSDLEDSNIFTIITGRKLHNAPTDYQFCIKPSKVRSDCKELKMLCAEDEQSRTCWMTAFRLLKYGIVLYQSYNVPQQRKSNLSPFSAPVRSVSENSLVAMDFSGRTGRVIDNPVEAQSAALEEGQTWRKRSQRMNVLGSPSPLHPSSLSTVIHRTQVWFHGRIMREEAHKMIIQQGQVDGLFLLRDSQSNPKAFVLTLCHHQKIKHFQILPCEEDGQVFFSLDDGATKFTDLIHLVEFYQLNRGVLPCKLKHPCTAVAL, from the exons ATGCCATCCTGCTCTCCAGACTGTTGCCTCTTTCAGGCTGTGGAG ATAGTGAAGGTGTGGAGCGAGGATGGGGCTGGTAAAGTGGTGGAGATCCCAGCGGACATGACGGCCAGAGATGTCTGCCAGCTCCTGGTCTACAAGAGCCACTGCCTGGACGACAACGCCTGGACACTGGTGGAGCACCACCCCATCCTTGGCCTTG AGAGATGTCTGGAGGACCACGAGCTGGTGGTTCAGGTTCAAGCCTCCATGAGCAGTGACAGTAAATTCCTCTTCAGAAAGAACTATGCCAAATATGAATTCTTCAGGAACCCCCTG AACTTCTTTCCAGAGCAGATGGTGGCTTGGTGTCAGGAGTCTGATGGCTCGATCCCTCAGTCACAGCTCTTACAG AACTTTCTGAACTCCAGCAGCTGTCCAGAGATTCAGGGCTATTTGTACTTGAAGGAGCCTGGACGCAAGTCCTGGAAGAAACTCTACATGTTCCTGCGACGCTCCGGGCTCTACTACTCTACTAAAGGAACATCCAAG GAGCCTCgacacctgcagctgctgtcagatcTGGAGGATAGCAACATCTTCACCATCATCACCGGCAGAAAGCTCCACAATGCTCCCACAGACTACCAGTTCTGCATCAAG CCCAGTAAAGTGAGGAGTGACTGCAAGGAGCTAAAGATGCTGTGCGCTGAGGACGAGCAGAGCAGGACCTGCTGGATGACGGCCTTCAGACTGCTCAAA TATGGGATAGTGCTGTACCAGAGCTACAACGTTCCCCAGCAGAGGAAGTCTAACCTTTCGCCTTTCTCGGCGCCTGTG CGGAGTGTATCTGAGAATTCCCTGGTCGCCATGGACTTCTCTGGAAGGACCGGTCGCGTTATCGACAACCCCGTCGAGGCCCAGAGCGCCGCCCTGGAGGAGGGACAGACCTGGAGG AAACGAAGCCAGCGTATGAATGTCCTGGGCAGTCCCAGCCCCCTGCACCCGTCCTCCCTGAGCACAG TGATCCACAGGACACAGGTATGGTTTCATGGTCGCATCATGAGAGAGGAGGCCCACAAAATGATCATACAGCAAGGCCAAGTGGACGG GTTATTCCTGTTGCGGGACAGTCAGAGTAATCCCAAGGCATTCGTGCTCACCTTGTGCCACCACCAGAAGATCAAGCACTTCCAGATCCTTCCG TGTGAGGAGGACGGTCAGGTGTTCTTCAGCCTCGACGACGGCGCCACCAAGTTCACCGACCTGATCCACCTGGTGGAGTTTTACCAGCTCAACAGAGGAGTGCTGCCCTGCAAGCTCAAACACCCCTGCACCGCCGTGGCCTTGTGA